A genomic stretch from Arachis stenosperma cultivar V10309 chromosome 3, arast.V10309.gnm1.PFL2, whole genome shotgun sequence includes:
- the LOC130968231 gene encoding uncharacterized protein LOC130968231 — translation MDNRDSEDINEWQEIEPGLRWGMVAVNDDYLQVPVDQSSSTDDPPIHHQQASSSETVSTTASEDDNGASSPSSVEGDTAVTAEAPAPSDWRIRVANEGRKLLKLRLAAAKNGVVRAASMVRECVVCVGTFWSVTCVFGVAAAVLVAVVSVGFRRRRRRRVDRRRSVEELADLLREKDEKIGQLLIQIAQLNEALSSRRKVPVLRISS, via the exons ATGGATAACAGAGATTCAGAGGACATCAACGAATGGCAAGAAATAGAACCAGGTCTCAGATGGGGCATGGTGGCGGTCAACGATGACTACCTTCAGGTTCCTGTTGACCAATCTTCTTCAACTGACGACCCTCCAATTCACCATCAACAAGCATCGTCGTCAGAAACTGTTTCGACGACGGCGTCGGAAGACGACAACGGGGCTTCGTCGCCGTCGTCCGTTGAAGGTGATACGGCAGTGACGGCGGAGGCGCCTGCACCGTCGGATTGGAGGATTAGGGTTGCGAATGAAGGAAGGAAGCTATTGAAGCTGCGGTTAGCGGCTGCGAAAAACGGCGTCGTTCGTGCGGCTTCCATGGTTCGTGAATGTGTGGTGTGTGTGGGTACGTTTTGGTCAGTCACGTGCGTGTTTGGCGTGGCTGCGGCGGTTCTGGTTGCGGTGGTTTCCGTGGGGTTTCGACGGCGGAGGAGGAGGAGGGTTGACCGTCGACGGAGCGTAGAGGAACTGGCTGATCTTTTGAGGGAGAAAGACGAG AAAATTGGTCAACTCTTGATTCAAATTGCACAATTGAATGAAGCATTGTCCTCACGTCGCAAGGTTCCAGTGCTCCGAATCAGCAGCTGA